The following coding sequences lie in one Myxococcus xanthus genomic window:
- a CDS encoding Ig-like domain-containing protein, whose translation MNISERFLPPPWTAAVVLLCASACINVPAVEPAQAEVRITAPAGTAYTNGVVEVRLDVTGHTPDRVELLKDGEVMAELAPPYTYTWDTAGEAEGTYRLEARAALGDLAYVSASREVVVDRTPPRVVSRVPEQGAQEVWVQSPIRAEFSEPVKRSTVTTESVHLTVGDVAMAHTVSLSEDGKTVTVVPVTQMTAPSAVALAFSGTVTDLAGNAAVNLGEAWSWAVPEFVPYPVHSRTPPGPYSWTTAYIQLDPNGHPIVLTPVFDGQDHLFVSRWAGNAWEQLGADLKTSTSDYALHSPNIQLASDGTPVVAWQEDLGAEFNNYVHVARWTGHTWERLGGEQGILPERPHAWEISLQLTSRDHPLVAIKMDPEDPEGGTIHVYQLSENHWQRIGPPVSGPVTSAPGKPTLATDRLDNPIIAFSHEDSSPQLFSKRWTGSTWESLGSTVNPSNIPHSGRGDSLITFTPDNRPTILWSGRSNTSTTNDFFSSQWNNNEWVSLGSPPKRSELNHRGIYGAHITSQGELITASLENEDGKFTLSINRHKGDSWEELWNTRDAFNGTRPDIQYASMAADSHGNIAIAWLEQRGDPRREVVIYRRNR comes from the coding sequence ATGAACATCTCCGAACGCTTCCTTCCGCCGCCCTGGACGGCGGCCGTCGTCCTCCTGTGCGCGTCCGCGTGCATCAACGTGCCAGCCGTCGAGCCCGCACAGGCAGAGGTGCGAATCACCGCGCCGGCGGGAACGGCCTACACGAATGGTGTGGTCGAGGTCCGACTCGACGTGACGGGCCATACGCCGGACCGAGTGGAACTGCTCAAGGACGGCGAAGTGATGGCGGAGTTGGCGCCGCCATACACGTACACCTGGGACACGGCGGGAGAAGCGGAAGGGACGTACCGGCTGGAGGCACGCGCGGCCCTGGGAGACCTCGCGTATGTGAGCGCGAGCCGCGAGGTGGTGGTGGACCGGACGCCGCCGCGGGTGGTGTCCCGTGTTCCGGAGCAGGGCGCCCAGGAGGTCTGGGTGCAGAGCCCCATCCGCGCCGAATTCTCCGAGCCCGTGAAGCGAAGCACCGTGACGACGGAGTCCGTGCACCTGACAGTGGGCGACGTGGCCATGGCGCACACTGTGTCCCTGTCGGAGGACGGGAAGACGGTGACGGTGGTGCCCGTGACACAGATGACCGCGCCGAGCGCCGTGGCGCTGGCCTTCTCTGGGACAGTGACGGACCTGGCTGGGAATGCCGCTGTGAATCTGGGGGAGGCGTGGAGCTGGGCTGTTCCTGAGTTCGTGCCGTATCCGGTGCATTCCAGGACACCACCCGGGCCCTATTCATGGACGACGGCCTACATCCAGCTAGACCCGAACGGGCACCCCATAGTCTTGACACCCGTATTCGATGGCCAGGACCATCTATTCGTGAGCCGCTGGGCGGGCAATGCCTGGGAGCAACTTGGGGCTGATCTCAAAACCAGTACAAGCGACTATGCACTTCATTCCCCAAACATCCAGCTAGCCTCAGACGGAACGCCCGTCGTTGCGTGGCAAGAAGACCTAGGCGCCGAATTCAACAACTATGTCCACGTCGCCCGCTGGACTGGACACACCTGGGAGCGCCTCGGGGGAGAACAAGGAATTCTTCCAGAGCGGCCGCATGCATGGGAAATCTCCCTACAACTCACCAGTCGAGACCACCCTCTTGTAGCCATCAAAATGGACCCAGAAGATCCCGAAGGCGGAACCATCCATGTATACCAATTATCCGAAAATCATTGGCAGCGCATCGGCCCTCCTGTTTCCGGCCCAGTGACCTCCGCACCAGGAAAACCAACACTTGCGACTGATCGCCTAGACAACCCCATTATTGCCTTCAGCCACGAGGACTCCAGCCCACAACTCTTTTCAAAGAGATGGACCGGAAGCACTTGGGAGTCACTAGGCAGCACCGTCAACCCAAGCAATATCCCTCACAGTGGCAGGGGGGACAGCCTCATCACTTTCACTCCAGACAACCGCCCCACAATCCTCTGGTCTGGCCGCAGCAACACATCAACAACGAACGACTTCTTCTCCAGCCAATGGAACAACAACGAATGGGTCTCTCTTGGCTCCCCACCCAAGCGGTCTGAGTTGAACCACAGAGGAATCTATGGCGCGCACATCACCTCTCAGGGGGAATTAATCACTGCCTCGCTGGAGAACGAAGACGGGAAATTCACTCTGAGCATCAATCGCCACAAGGGCGACTCCTGGGAGGAACTCTGGAATACGCGTGACGCCTTCAATGGAACGCGGCCTGACATCCAATACGCAAGCATGGCCGCGGACTCCCACGGGAACATTGCCATTGCATGGCTTGAGCAAAGAGGCGACCCGCGCCGAGAGGTCGTCATATATCGCCGCAACAGGTAG
- a CDS encoding IgA Peptidase M64 codes for MMRALFVLLLATSASAASPRTLRVDYFHTGNATEERFSLDKVVVEPLPWPGHPERAIDETNLGKYLFEVRDRENNRLLFSRGFASIYGEWEVTNEARSNNRTFHESLRFPAPERPVQVLLKKRDAQNAFREVWSLIVDPKDMFVDASSPPAPGPLLKLLENGPSAQKVDLLILGDGYTKAEHAKFEKDARHMVDILFTFSPFKERKSDFNVWGLVPAAAQSGISRPSTGVHRRSPIGATYDAFGSERYVLTFDNKAFREAAAFAPYEFVEILVNGNTYGGGGIFGLYGTVASDSLWAPYVFVHEFGHHFAGLADEYYTSESVYAPAADRLEPWEKNVTALHSPEDLKWKHLVSPGTPLPTPWNKEGYEKHATAVQKQRGQIRAQRKPESDMDKLFLAQRDWEEKFLSSQKYSGRVGAFEGAMYESKGYYRPQVDCVMFTRDRVPFCAVCQSAISEVIDLYSGPPARSPQASP; via the coding sequence ATGATGCGAGCCCTCTTCGTCCTGCTGCTGGCCACGAGCGCCTCCGCGGCCTCTCCCCGAACCCTCCGGGTCGACTACTTCCACACCGGGAACGCCACCGAGGAACGGTTCAGCCTCGACAAGGTCGTCGTCGAGCCGTTGCCCTGGCCCGGCCACCCGGAACGCGCCATCGACGAGACGAACCTCGGCAAGTACCTCTTCGAGGTGCGGGACCGGGAGAACAACCGGCTCCTGTTCTCGCGAGGCTTCGCGTCCATCTACGGCGAATGGGAGGTCACGAACGAGGCGCGCAGCAACAACCGCACCTTCCATGAGTCGCTCCGCTTCCCCGCGCCTGAGCGCCCCGTGCAGGTGCTCCTCAAGAAGCGGGATGCCCAGAATGCCTTCCGCGAAGTGTGGTCGCTGATTGTCGACCCGAAGGACATGTTCGTCGACGCCTCGTCACCTCCCGCGCCCGGGCCGCTGCTGAAACTGCTGGAGAACGGGCCGTCAGCGCAGAAGGTCGACTTGCTCATCCTGGGGGACGGCTACACGAAGGCCGAGCACGCCAAGTTCGAGAAGGATGCCCGGCACATGGTGGACATCCTCTTCACCTTCTCTCCCTTCAAGGAGCGCAAGTCGGACTTCAACGTGTGGGGGCTCGTCCCCGCCGCGGCCCAGTCCGGCATCTCTCGCCCTTCGACAGGAGTCCACCGGCGCTCTCCCATCGGTGCCACCTACGATGCCTTTGGCAGTGAGCGCTATGTGCTCACCTTCGACAACAAGGCCTTCCGCGAGGCAGCGGCCTTCGCGCCCTACGAGTTCGTGGAGATCCTGGTCAACGGCAACACCTACGGCGGCGGCGGCATCTTCGGGCTCTACGGCACCGTCGCCTCGGACAGCCTGTGGGCGCCCTACGTCTTCGTGCACGAGTTCGGCCACCACTTCGCCGGGCTGGCGGACGAGTACTACACCTCTGAATCCGTCTATGCGCCCGCCGCGGACCGCCTGGAGCCCTGGGAGAAGAACGTCACCGCGCTCCACTCCCCGGAAGACCTGAAGTGGAAGCACCTGGTGTCACCAGGAACACCCCTGCCTACCCCCTGGAACAAGGAGGGGTACGAAAAGCATGCCACCGCCGTGCAGAAGCAGCGCGGCCAGATTCGGGCCCAGCGAAAGCCCGAGTCAGACATGGACAAGCTCTTCCTGGCCCAGCGGGACTGGGAGGAAAAGTTCCTTTCCTCTCAGAAGTATTCAGGCCGGGTCGGGGCCTTCGAGGGGGCCATGTACGAGTCGAAGGGCTACTACCGGCCACAGGTCGACTGCGTGATGTTCACTCGGGATCGCGTCCCATTCTGCGCGGTGTGTCAGAGCGCCATCTCCGAAGTCATCGACCTGTATTCCGGCCCTCCGGCCAGGTCTCCTCAGGCCAGTCCCTGA
- a CDS encoding PEGA domain-containing protein — protein sequence MRIAPVIATCLISTLAYSAPRRTVVASGDCKDAELSGQAKAFLGALASRPEQDTLTANQFSDRLFPQPTKSYEDLQRQLEAAQDQFYEGRNARTLQAVDEALQQITRLPAGDARWKLYVEAQLLHGLNYRAMGKPKESDTAFRNVLRLQPEYQLNPDYFAPSVRQNFDKLRKELEQTRKVKLSVKSTRPAADVYLDGLKLGQTPLSLDAVPGTYHLTLVKGTTTSFPRHVQVQGAETPLLVDVAYEGSVSATPFPCLATSDGNDERMLSHAVRLGGTLGVEEVIVVRLERPSSGPKWFAATVLNVEGGQKLREGGFKTQGTDAPDEALAALVDFVTTGRSPSNLVVMNANGKAPWDAPGGVGRNGSASAGGMDLTAPNLMSEGDASRTRSTSGLRTASYVALGTGVAAFGGAGIVRFLAQKDVNALEKRLDNGRILSSDKEAMGLRDSLVQKSNVLNGLLISGGAAVVTGAVLYLLSPDSSSAPPVSVGLSADSHGAAASLSGSF from the coding sequence ATGAGGATCGCACCAGTAATCGCCACATGCCTTATATCAACACTGGCGTACTCAGCGCCCCGCCGCACGGTGGTGGCCAGCGGCGACTGCAAGGACGCGGAACTGAGCGGGCAAGCCAAGGCATTCCTGGGAGCCCTCGCCTCGCGCCCCGAGCAGGACACCCTCACCGCCAACCAGTTCAGCGACCGGCTCTTCCCGCAGCCCACCAAGAGCTATGAGGACCTCCAGCGGCAGCTCGAAGCTGCACAGGACCAGTTCTACGAAGGCCGCAACGCGAGGACGCTCCAGGCCGTCGACGAAGCCCTGCAGCAGATCACTCGGCTCCCCGCGGGAGACGCCCGCTGGAAGCTCTACGTCGAAGCCCAACTCCTCCACGGCCTTAACTACCGCGCCATGGGCAAGCCAAAGGAGAGCGACACCGCGTTCCGCAACGTGCTGCGGCTCCAGCCTGAGTACCAGCTCAACCCGGACTACTTCGCTCCGTCCGTCCGGCAGAACTTCGACAAGCTCCGGAAAGAACTCGAACAGACGCGCAAGGTGAAGCTGTCCGTGAAGTCCACGCGGCCCGCCGCGGACGTGTATCTCGATGGGCTCAAGCTGGGCCAGACGCCGCTGTCGCTTGATGCGGTCCCGGGCACCTACCACTTGACCCTCGTCAAGGGCACCACCACGAGCTTCCCACGGCACGTCCAGGTGCAGGGCGCTGAGACGCCGTTGCTCGTCGACGTGGCCTATGAAGGATCTGTCTCCGCGACCCCCTTCCCCTGCCTCGCCACCTCGGACGGCAACGACGAGCGCATGCTGAGCCATGCGGTCCGGCTGGGCGGCACGCTCGGCGTGGAGGAAGTCATCGTCGTCCGGCTCGAGCGCCCGAGCAGCGGGCCCAAGTGGTTCGCGGCCACCGTTCTCAATGTCGAAGGAGGCCAGAAGCTTCGCGAAGGCGGATTCAAGACCCAGGGCACGGACGCTCCGGACGAGGCACTCGCGGCGCTGGTCGACTTCGTCACCACCGGCCGATCACCCTCCAACCTCGTGGTGATGAACGCCAATGGAAAGGCCCCATGGGACGCGCCCGGAGGCGTGGGCCGGAACGGGAGCGCGTCAGCAGGCGGTATGGACCTGACGGCCCCCAACCTCATGTCAGAGGGCGACGCGTCCAGGACACGTTCCACCTCCGGACTTCGCACGGCCTCATATGTAGCGCTGGGAACGGGAGTGGCCGCATTCGGTGGCGCGGGCATCGTCCGCTTTCTTGCCCAGAAAGATGTGAACGCACTGGAGAAGCGGCTCGACAACGGCCGGATTCTGTCCAGTGACAAGGAGGCGATGGGGCTTCGCGACTCGCTGGTTCAGAAGAGCAACGTCCTCAATGGGTTGCTCATCAGTGGAGGCGCGGCGGTTGTCACGGGCGCGGTGCTCTACCTCCTGTCTCCTGATTCGAGCTCGGCACCGCCCGTCTCGGTCGGGCTCTCCGCGGACAGCCACGGCGCGGCGGCCTCACTGTCTGGTTCGTTCTGA
- a CDS encoding diacylglycerol/lipid kinase family protein, which translates to MNDIAVLVNLRARRGSEGMGGLVQRFLPRARVALTRSLEEARAWISDTLRPNPPSLLLAGGGDGTITGLLNELRTAGVALPAIGVLPMGTGNAWARVTGAPRPAEALKQIAAVGERLPPLRPFALVRVEGKVAPFAGTGWDAEMIQDFKNQLAASGPLRSTQAGLRGYLGAMFTRTVPRHVFGEGNPMVSVYNLGDPALTVDARGSVQPVPHGDKGALLYRGPAGVAGAATTPEWGFGFKAFPFAEAVPHRLSVRVYGAGVIEATRNMFRLWRGEHPMPHMHDWFVQRLRMDFDREVPFQMGGDVIGMRRSLEFDLAEESVQLVDWRQLSRMVRT; encoded by the coding sequence ATGAATGACATCGCCGTCCTCGTCAACCTGCGTGCACGCCGGGGCTCCGAAGGTATGGGGGGGCTGGTCCAGCGCTTCCTGCCCCGGGCTCGCGTGGCGCTCACCCGTTCGCTCGAGGAGGCCCGTGCCTGGATTTCGGACACGCTCCGGCCCAATCCGCCCTCCCTCCTCCTGGCGGGCGGTGGTGACGGGACGATTACCGGGCTGCTCAACGAGCTGCGCACCGCGGGGGTGGCCCTGCCGGCCATTGGCGTCCTCCCCATGGGTACCGGCAACGCCTGGGCCCGCGTCACCGGCGCGCCCCGGCCCGCGGAGGCCTTGAAGCAGATTGCCGCCGTGGGCGAGCGCCTGCCGCCCCTGCGCCCCTTCGCCCTGGTCCGCGTGGAGGGCAAGGTGGCCCCCTTCGCCGGCACCGGCTGGGACGCGGAGATGATTCAGGATTTCAAGAACCAGCTCGCCGCCTCCGGTCCGCTGCGCAGCACCCAGGCCGGCCTGCGCGGCTACCTGGGCGCCATGTTCACCCGGACGGTGCCTCGCCACGTCTTCGGCGAGGGCAACCCCATGGTGTCTGTCTACAACCTGGGCGACCCCGCCCTCACGGTGGACGCGCGGGGCTCCGTGCAGCCCGTGCCGCATGGGGACAAGGGCGCGCTCCTGTACCGGGGGCCCGCGGGCGTCGCCGGCGCGGCCACCACGCCCGAGTGGGGCTTCGGCTTCAAGGCCTTCCCCTTCGCGGAGGCGGTGCCCCACCGGCTGTCCGTGCGCGTCTATGGTGCCGGCGTGATCGAGGCCACCCGGAACATGTTCCGCCTCTGGCGCGGCGAGCACCCGATGCCCCACATGCATGACTGGTTCGTCCAGCGCCTGCGCATGGACTTCGACCGGGAAGTGCCCTTCCAGATGGGCGGCGACGTCATCGGCATGCGGCGCTCGCTGGAGTTCGACCTGGCCGAGGAGAGCGTTCAGCTCGTCGACTGGCGCCAGCTGTCGCGCATGGTCCGGACCTAG
- a CDS encoding Ig-like domain-containing protein, with translation MQRRFWLPAVVTAVMVTMGTGCGDECVDLYDCRTDKGPPAAGKQWTCNSGTCEQRDITQGPDAGTEEDAGTEPDAGEGDAGTDPDAGTEGCTSNATCGLTETCNTTTSTCEDSGFVTPVATTSTQIQAVRDAADGALDPALPIEGAFVTFIKPAVTGSSELPGFFVQAEAQGPALFVSDATALAAVAVGDRVSFSVSSKATTGGLRSAATVTGTTVISQGHPVQTQSTATPAGLAVNRSADTSDTLVTGLDSVESELTYLTGTIAAAGSGIGAGYTGFQITTEGVTAGAANFRLRVPATLATELDITQGCTFTLNAGPIWRFDANAQPSAFTASELTLSGCTAPAFESAAATSLTELVLNFSRNISAASITNAQEQFTFTEGLTVSSARVEGKQVFLTTSEQTPGTNYSVTVANTVTDLAGGVVAAEGSTQAFRGFRTAAVLRISEVQPNMADARDLVELEVVTGGTTAGIILQQDVNSSLVLAEFADVTVATGDIIVVHLNPAAGFIAETQAKNEVPQSTASTHYDTAWDFRGKDANAITFSSRILLVKDVAGNIQDAVPFARTTGTPPAAFIGNIQAVQAAGHWLPADCGGAPCTTTSTPTAAAVAADWTAIPASAGSVTRTTNTIRRISATDTNMKEDWAVGAPSWGVPNL, from the coding sequence ATGCAGAGACGATTTTGGCTCCCGGCGGTCGTCACGGCCGTGATGGTCACGATGGGCACGGGATGTGGCGACGAGTGCGTTGACCTGTATGACTGCCGCACTGACAAGGGCCCGCCGGCCGCCGGCAAGCAGTGGACCTGTAACTCTGGCACGTGCGAGCAGCGCGACATCACCCAGGGCCCGGATGCGGGCACCGAGGAAGACGCGGGCACCGAGCCGGATGCCGGCGAAGGTGACGCGGGCACCGACCCGGACGCCGGCACGGAGGGCTGCACCAGCAACGCGACCTGCGGCCTGACCGAGACCTGCAACACCACGACGAGCACGTGCGAAGACTCGGGCTTTGTCACGCCGGTGGCGACGACCAGCACGCAGATCCAGGCGGTCCGGGATGCGGCGGATGGCGCGCTCGACCCCGCGCTGCCCATCGAGGGGGCGTTCGTCACGTTCATCAAGCCTGCCGTCACGGGCAGCAGCGAACTCCCCGGCTTCTTCGTCCAGGCCGAGGCCCAGGGCCCCGCCCTGTTCGTGTCCGACGCGACGGCGCTGGCCGCGGTCGCCGTGGGTGACCGGGTCAGCTTCTCCGTGTCGTCGAAGGCGACCACCGGCGGCCTGCGCTCCGCGGCCACCGTCACCGGGACCACGGTCATCAGCCAGGGCCACCCAGTTCAGACCCAGTCGACGGCCACCCCGGCCGGCCTCGCCGTGAACCGCTCCGCGGACACGTCGGACACGCTGGTGACCGGTCTGGACTCCGTGGAGTCCGAGCTCACCTACCTGACGGGCACGATTGCCGCGGCCGGCAGTGGCATTGGCGCCGGCTACACTGGATTCCAGATCACCACCGAGGGTGTCACCGCTGGCGCCGCCAACTTCCGGCTCCGCGTGCCCGCGACGCTCGCCACCGAGCTCGACATCACCCAGGGCTGCACGTTCACGCTGAACGCGGGCCCCATCTGGCGGTTCGATGCCAACGCCCAGCCGTCCGCGTTCACGGCTTCCGAGCTCACCCTGTCGGGCTGCACGGCCCCGGCGTTCGAGTCCGCCGCGGCGACTTCGCTGACGGAGCTCGTCCTGAACTTCAGCCGCAACATCTCCGCGGCGAGCATCACCAACGCGCAGGAGCAGTTCACGTTCACCGAGGGGCTGACGGTCTCCTCGGCCCGCGTTGAAGGCAAGCAGGTCTTCCTGACCACGAGCGAGCAGACACCGGGCACCAACTACTCTGTCACCGTTGCGAACACCGTGACGGACCTGGCGGGTGGCGTTGTGGCCGCCGAGGGCAGCACGCAGGCGTTCCGCGGCTTCCGTACTGCCGCGGTGCTCCGCATCTCCGAGGTGCAGCCGAACATGGCTGATGCCCGGGACTTGGTCGAGCTCGAGGTCGTCACGGGCGGTACGACTGCTGGCATCATCCTCCAGCAGGATGTGAACTCGTCCCTGGTACTTGCCGAGTTCGCGGATGTGACCGTTGCGACGGGCGACATCATCGTCGTCCACCTCAATCCAGCTGCGGGCTTCATTGCGGAGACTCAGGCAAAGAACGAAGTCCCCCAGAGCACTGCCTCGACTCACTACGACACGGCGTGGGACTTCCGAGGTAAGGACGCCAACGCCATTACGTTCTCCAGCCGAATCCTGCTGGTGAAGGATGTCGCCGGAAACATCCAGGACGCGGTGCCTTTTGCCAGGACGACGGGCACCCCGCCCGCGGCGTTCATCGGCAACATCCAGGCGGTTCAGGCTGCGGGCCACTGGCTCCCCGCGGACTGCGGTGGAGCGCCCTGCACGACGACCTCCACCCCGACCGCCGCGGCGGTCGCGGCGGACTGGACGGCCATTCCCGCGTCGGCCGGCAGCGTTACGCGCACGACCAATACCATCCGCCGCATCAGCGCGACGGACACCAACATGAAGGAAGACTGGGCGGTGGGTGCTCCTTCGTGGGGCGTGCCCAACCTGTAG
- a CDS encoding SDR family NAD(P)-dependent oxidoreductase: MKRAWKNQVVVVTGASSGIGRATALALANKGAHVVLAARREEPLEDLARECQALGVHAHVVPTDVSDAAAVQHLADEARRVFGHFDAWINNAGVYLMGRLEETPDDAFRQVMETNFFGTVSGARAAVAQFRRQGYGTLVNVSSTFGTVAAPYVSAYVASKHAVRGFSASVRQEFLGTGIDVCTVLPAAIDTPLWQHTANYTGWRIRPVEPVYTPERVARAILRVLRSPKHEVFVGPAARSFAAMHGLLPRTFERTMNGVTEAHHFEKERQGHTSGTLFRPMVEGTGTSGGHHAAGKQWLRRLLVAGGVAAAAFSLGKKREARGLKARFAHALGV; this comes from the coding sequence ATGAAGCGAGCCTGGAAGAACCAAGTCGTCGTCGTCACCGGCGCGTCCAGTGGCATCGGTCGCGCCACCGCGCTGGCCCTGGCGAACAAGGGGGCCCACGTCGTCCTGGCCGCCCGGCGCGAGGAACCGCTGGAGGACCTGGCTCGCGAGTGTCAGGCGCTCGGCGTCCATGCCCACGTCGTGCCCACGGACGTGTCCGACGCGGCCGCCGTGCAGCACCTGGCGGACGAGGCGCGCAGGGTCTTCGGCCACTTCGATGCGTGGATCAACAACGCGGGCGTCTACCTCATGGGCCGTCTCGAAGAGACGCCGGATGACGCCTTCCGACAGGTGATGGAGACGAACTTCTTCGGCACCGTCAGCGGCGCCCGCGCCGCCGTGGCCCAGTTCCGTCGGCAGGGCTACGGCACACTGGTCAACGTCTCCTCGACCTTCGGGACGGTCGCCGCGCCGTATGTCAGCGCCTACGTGGCCTCGAAGCACGCCGTGCGCGGCTTCTCGGCGTCTGTCCGCCAGGAGTTTCTCGGCACCGGCATCGATGTGTGTACCGTGCTCCCCGCGGCCATCGACACGCCGCTGTGGCAACACACCGCCAACTACACCGGCTGGCGCATCCGTCCCGTGGAGCCCGTCTACACGCCGGAGCGCGTCGCGCGGGCCATCCTTCGTGTCCTCCGCAGCCCCAAGCACGAGGTCTTCGTCGGCCCCGCCGCTCGGAGCTTCGCCGCCATGCACGGCCTGCTGCCCCGCACCTTCGAGCGCACCATGAACGGCGTCACCGAGGCCCATCACTTCGAGAAGGAGCGCCAGGGCCACACCTCTGGGACGCTCTTCCGTCCGATGGTGGAGGGAACGGGGACCTCGGGGGGCCACCACGCGGCGGGCAAGCAATGGCTGCGCCGACTGCTGGTCGCCGGGGGCGTGGCCGCGGCGGCGTTCTCTCTCGGAAAGAAGCGGGAGGCACGGGGGCTGAAGGCCCGTTTCGCCCATGCACTGGGAGTATGA